GAATTGACCGCGAAGGAGCGGCTTCCCCTGTTACTACGCGAATAGCCGCGCCGATCACCGCTTGGGAAGAGGTACGAACTCGGTGACGTTGAGTTCGCCGTTCTGAAGGTGGTGGTCGAGCGGTCGCACTTTTCCGCCGCGCGTCTTCATCGCGATCATCGTGCGGCGCATTTCGTCCCACCACAAGAACGAGAGCGCGTCCGGGTTGGTCGCGCGCACGTCGCGGTACGCTGCGAGTTGAGCGAGGAATTCGGTCGCGTCGGCCTGCGCCAGTCGCAGTTGCGATTCGCGGTACTCGCTCGCTTCCTGACCGAGCCGGTAGCGGATCGCGTCGGCCTGGCGCGAACGCTGGTCGCGCTCTTGTTGGGCCTGGAACTCCTTCGTGCGGATCGCGGTTTGTGCCTGCGTAACGGCCTCGAACGCCGCCCGCACTTCGTCCGGCGGTGCGATCAGGGCGACGCTCACGCGCTGCACGCGGATCCCGAGCTTCAGTTCGGGGAGCCGTTCGGCGAGCCGGTCCATGACCCACGCGGGAAGCATGCCGGTTCCGGTGAGCAGCACCTGATCGACCGTGTGCCCCGCGACCCACTCGCCGGCGACGGCCTCGGCCGTGCGCGAGAGGGTCGGGTCCACGAGATCGCGGTGAATCACGTAGTCGTCGAGATCCTGGTCCGCTTCGCCGATGGCGTAATCGAGAACGATTTGCACGTTCACGAGGTTCTGGTCGCCGGTGAGCAGTTGGCCTGCGGGCATGGTCGTGTCGTTGGCCGCTTCGCTGTCGTAACCCACTCGCAACTGCCGCACAGTTCGCACGGGTACGCGATCGACGCGATCGATGCCCCACGGCAGCCCGAACCCGAGTCCCGGCCCTGGACGCGCGACGATCCCACCGAACCGTCGAACGACGGCCCGTTCGTCCGGCGCGACTTGGTAGACGCCGGTGAGGAGGTACGCTGTGGCGACCGCGAGTACGAGGTAACGGACTTTCAACTGACCCTCTTTCTTGCCGTGA
This region of Gemmata massiliana genomic DNA includes:
- the hflK gene encoding protease modulator HflK — translated: MKVRYLVLAVATAYLLTGVYQVAPDERAVVRRFGGIVARPGPGLGFGLPWGIDRVDRVPVRTVRQLRVGYDSEAANDTTMPAGQLLTGDQNLVNVQIVLDYAIGEADQDLDDYVIHRDLVDPTLSRTAEAVAGEWVAGHTVDQVLLTGTGMLPAWVMDRLAERLPELKLGIRVQRVSVALIAPPDEVRAAFEAVTQAQTAIRTKEFQAQQERDQRSRQADAIRYRLGQEASEYRESQLRLAQADATEFLAQLAAYRDVRATNPDALSFLWWDEMRRTMIAMKTRGGKVRPLDHHLQNGELNVTEFVPLPKR